In Acetivibrio cellulolyticus CD2, the genomic window CTATTTGACAGAGAATACTACATTAAGGTACTTGAGGAAAAGGGAATAAAAATTGAGGGCTAGAAAGCCCTCTTTGGGAAGAACTATAAATTGAAGGAGTGATGTAAATGTTGTGCTTTTGTCCAGAGGTCAAAAATGAAGATGAATTGATTTTATTATTTAAGCAAGGTCGATGGGATAGAGAAATATTTAAATATCTTATTGAAATAATGTCAGAAAATGAAAGTAAGGTATTGAAATATGACCCCCTTGAATTATTTGAAATGCAAGCAAATATAAGTGACGAAAATGAATTACTATGCTTACAATTTTGGGATTCGAGTAATAGCGGAATTTATGAGAACTGGAAATACACTATGAATAAAAAACAGCGTGAGTTATTTGATTTATTTGTAATACGGATACGTGAAATATATCAATTATTACTAAAACTAGTGTCAGGAGAGGAGGAGATACATGGAAGATAATGCTGAGTATATCGTTACTGGCAGACCGCAACCGCCAAAACTTGAAAAAACTATTATTTATGTTGAGCCTGAAGAACTTAATAAGTTACGTGATAGAGTAGGACCGTTCAATCAAAGGACAAAAGAAGGCGGTATGAGTGGAAAAATTCGTGATTTAATAAAATTGTATAATGCAAACCCGGAGGCCCTTGAATTAATGCTTGAAAAACTAAAGGAGGAGGTGTAAGTATGAACGAGGCAATCGGAAAAGATAGGGTACGGTCTATACGTCTTAGTGCTAGGGTAGAAGAAATTATAAATAATCAGCCAGGGGACAAATTCACATCAAAGCTAGAGCGGTTTGTATTGGAATTAAATGATACTATAGACGAACGCCGAAAGTATTTAGATAAGGTAAACAGAGAGATAGTACAAAAGGAACAGGAATTAAGGAATATAAAAAATAAAATATCTTCAATAGGTGATATTGCAAAAAGCATTAGTAAAATCCAAAGTGAAATAGAGCATTTAGGCGACAGTATAAAGCAATATAAAGTGATTTAAAATGGAGGATTTTATGGATAAAAAATTTAAAGAATATATAGAGAAATATATATACATTTGTGAGGTATGTGAAAAGGAATATTTAGTATTAGATGGTCAAGTTCCAGAAAAATGTGAAAATTGCGGAGAAACGCTGAAACTATTATTTTAAAAATCTTTGGTAAATTGTAATACACTAAAGATTCCTGCAGCACGCCGACAATGAAAATAATGTATTACAAAAATGTAGGGAGGGCCAAGATTGAATGCAAAATTTATTGAAATGCTAAAAATTAAATACAATCAGTATGTTGAGGATAGGGAAGATTCAAAAGCAGCATTGTTCTTACAGACAATTAGTAAAATGGATGTTTCAAAAGCTGATAAAATACTTAATGCAAAGATATTAAAGCCTTCAATTACACAAACAGATAATTTTATAATGGAAGTTCAAGCACATAAAGATAAAGTAATAGAGATAGCGGACAATTTAAGTGATATATATGATTTGAATTTGGATGAAGAAATAAGAAGTTTGAAAGAGTTTAACATAGAAACGGTTGAACAGTGTAAAGATTTTGCGATATATACAAAAGATATGAATAAAAGAATATATCGGGCTATTAAAATGAAGGGCATTTCATTTATGGGTCAGTTTTGGACTATTTACGAAATATTAACCTATATAATCCTGGTAGGGTTAACGGCTTATATTACCAGTGTGGTTCATTCTTTTAATATATGGGGGGGGATTCTATTAACCATATCAATAGCAGCATTCTACTTATATGCGTTTGAAAGAAAGGAGGGGAAGGTACTTTTTATATCATTGGTGGCCCTGATAGGATTTATATTTTTGATAGTGAGGTATTAAAGTGCTAGATATTTTTGAATAAGGGAAAAGAGGAAAAGCGGACTAACAAAGTTAGACCGCCCCACAGGATAAAACCCGCCATCTGCCAAGAAAACCGGGGTATCCCAAAAGTATTATATACTCTTTTCCCCCATATAAACAAGGGGGAATTACTGTGAAAGAGGATTTAGAAGTAATGCGTAAGGAGCTACAGAACAAGTTAAATTGCAATGAATTAAATTCTGATGAGGTTTTAAAATTATCGCAGCAGCTTGACAAATTGATAGTAGAATTTTGCAAAAGCAAGCCTGATTATAACAAAAAATGTACAACTAAAGGAGGGTCTTTATGCTAAAGTTTTTATTTCTTAGAAAGAGTAAAAGTATCTTTAATAAAGTAGAATTGGCACGTTTTATAATACATAAAAGTGAAAGTATATATACCCTTAGCAATTATTTTCATTTTGAAAATCATAAAAAAACATATGCGATTAATACAACTATTAAAAATGTACCTGTAATCATTGAAAATGATAAATTAGTTGCTAAAGTAAAATATGTAGCTATTCCTGATACTGTGGTTTATTTTATATTGCACATAACAAATATTGAAGCCGGGTATATGTCTAGCACTAATACGATAGATGTTATCATTAATGCAAAAATAAAAGGCGAAGAATGCAAGGATTTTAATTTTAAACTTTCCCCAGTATTTGAAAGGAGGACTTTAACATCATGTATATAATACTTAGTTTTTTTGGAGTTCTGTATATACTCAATATGATTAACAGAAAGGCTTATAAGTTTTTACCTAAGTTAGATATAAGTAGCTTTTTTGCTAATAAACTCGAAATATATCAAGTTACTTGTGTTAAAGATTATATTTTAGCATGGATTAAAATGCATTATGGGTTAAATAGGATAAGAAATATAAATGATGCTGATATAAGCAAATTTGATACTGAAGCATTAGAAGAGTTAAAGCAATATATTAATAGCGAGTTGAGACCATATATTAAAAAAATGACAACTAAACATATATCAATGCTAGAACAATTTAATTGTCATATACAAAGCACATTAAGACATGGGATACTTGATTTTTATTTTTCGCAAAACAACTTATTTATGGACATAAATGTCAAATATCAATCTATTTCGGAAGATAGCCCCACTTTGGAAATATCCTCAAAAGTGATTTCATACACATACAAGTTAAAAGCAAAATATGTAAGATTTGTTAACCCGGATATAAAATTAATTTATGAAATCAGAGATAGTCTAAAAACATTGAACCAGTCTTTTTTACAAGTAGCGTAAGAAGTTATATTATTGAAGGAGGTTTTGATAGTGAGAAGACTGTATATTTTTATTATCTTAAGTATCTTGTGTTTAACAGCCTGTGGTAGCCATGATAAATTTTTAGGTACTTGGGAAAAAGGAAAAGCAGAAATTACTATAGAAAAGGAGAGGGGTAAATATACCATTATAGATAATATTAGTGGTTTGCCTGCCAGTTATAGCAAAGGGAATTTATTAGTAAACAATGGGGTAACCCAAGTAACGATTTTTTTGGATGATGATGGATATTTAAATGTTGGAGGTGAGAAATACAAAAGAAAGTATTAAAAAGTGTAACACAGAATTTCAGGAACCAGGACAGATCAGGACACAACTACATGAATGATATGTATTACAATGAAAAAGAAAAATTAATTAAATGGGAGGGTTTGAAATGGGTTTGTATAGGTTTATTAATGATATGTGCGGGGTAGATGAATATAGTTATGATAGGGACAATAAAAGAAAGGCTTTGATTGCAAAAATAGTAGTGACTACTTTCTTTGCTGTTATAGGACTATTAATAGCATTTAGTATTTGTTCCAAAATCACTAGTATATATGCCTCGCCGCTAATATATATTGGCAAGATTGATACATTAAATATACAGGAAGATAAAACAACTTTAAGGGTAAAAAGCCTTATTGAGCCTGCAACAGGTTTTGTAAAATGGTTTGGGCTTGCAGATGAAGTAATTTGGACAGGAGTTAAGGAGCCAACAGAGGAAAATAAAAAAATGCTTGTGGTTAGTCAGTTTGAAAAATGAGTATTGCAGAGGTTATGAAAGTGACCTCTATTATAAACGTGGATATGCTTGGAGAAAGGGCAATATGTGTTAAATATCAGGGTATATTTAGAAAGTTAAGAAATAAGATGGAGTGTTTTGGTATTAGTGTTATACTGGAGCGTGGAACAGTTGAAATTGAGCTTTTAGAGGAAGAAAAAATAATTTTAATACAATACTTGGAGGACAAAATAAAGACTTACAAGGCGGCTAAAGTACCAAAGGAAACCATTGAAATATTTGAAAATGTGCTTAATAAGGTTAAAGGGTGAGCATATGAAAGATACATTTAAAGGATATTGTTTTGATAAAAATGGGTTCCATACTCCTGCTATTATACTAAATGATGTACCCGCAGTTATAAGCTACTGTAAGTTACAGGGGGATTTACAATATGAGGTGCGTATAACTGATTATACGGAAAACAGTATAGTCATGCAAGTAATCGAGGGCGTTATAGTTTGGCCCAATGAACTTAAGGGTAGGAGTGTGAAAGATTTACCTTAATAGAGTAAATAGAAGTTAAATAGAAGAAAAATAACATCTATTTCAAAGGAAATTAAAGAAAATTAAAGAAAAACCATATAAATAGAGGTTAAATATAAGTAAATTAACCTCTATTTATATGGTAAATAACTTGTAATAGGAGTATAATAAAAGAAATAGATGGTAAATACCATATTTTAAGGAGGTAGTAAAATGTTAATTTGCGGTATAGACGGAGGTAATAATACAGTAATAACAGCGGTGGAGGGTAAGGACCCTAT contains:
- a CDS encoding aspartyl-phosphate phosphatase Spo0E family protein — translated: MKEDLEVMRKELQNKLNCNELNSDEVLKLSQQLDKLIVEFCKSKPDYNKKCTTKGGSLC